A DNA window from Synchiropus splendidus isolate RoL2022-P1 chromosome 2, RoL_Sspl_1.0, whole genome shotgun sequence contains the following coding sequences:
- the LOC128753702 gene encoding LIM domain-binding protein 1-like isoform X4: MLDRDVGPTPMYPPTYLEPGIGRHTPYGNQTDYRIFELNKRLQNWTEDCDNLWWDAFTTEFFEDDAMLTITFCLEDGPKRYTIGRTLIPRYFRSIFEGGATELYYVLKHPKESFHNNFVSLDCDQCTMVTQNGKPMFTQVCVEGRLYLEFMFDDMMRIKTWHFSIRQHRELIPRSILAMHAQDPQMLDQLSKNITRCGLSNSTLNYLRLCVILEPMQELMSRHKTYSLSPRDCLKTCLFQKWQRMVAPPGMSENTAHAPSSLATDLNGPLYSAEPSRQAPNKRRKRKMSGGSTISGGGTNNNNNKKKSPGSGFPLSSQVPDVMVVGEPTLMGGEFGDEDERLITRLENTQFDAANGIDDEDSFNNSPALGSNSPWNNKAPSSQESKSDNPTSQASQ, from the exons ATGCTGGACAGAGACGTTGg GCCAACCCCAATGTATCCCCCGACATACCTCGAGCCAGGCATCGG GAGGCACACACCATATGGCAACCAGACAGACTACAGAATATTTGAACTCAACAAAAGGCTACAAAATTGGACAGAG GACTGCGACAACCTTTGGTGGGATGCTTTTACTACAGAATTCTTTGAAGATGATGCCATGTTGACCATTACATTCTGTCTGGAGGATGGACCCAAGCGTTACA CAATTGGTCGGACGTTGATTCCGAGGTACTTTCGGAGTATATTCGAGGGCGGTGCCACTGAGCTTTACTATGTGCTGAAACATCCTAAGGAGTCATTCCACAACAATTTCGTGTCACTGGACTGTGATCAGTGCACAATGGTCACCCAGAATGGAAAACCAATGTTCACACAG GTATGTGTCGAGGGTCGTTTGTACTTGGAGTTCATGTTTGACGACATGATGAGGATAAAAACGTGGCACTTCAGCATCAGGCAGCATCGTGAACTCATTCCCCGCAGTATACTGGCAATGCAT GCCCAGGACCCGCAGATGTTGGACCAACTGTCTAAAAACATTACAAGATGTGGACTGTCGAACTCTACTCTAAACTACCTCCGT CTTTGTGTGATTCTGGAACCCATGCAGGAGCTGATGTCCAGACACAAGACGTACAGCCTCAGCCCCAGAGACTGCCTCAAAACCTGCCTCTTTCAGAAATGGCAGAGGATGGTGGCACCACCAGGTATGAGTGAAAACACTGCTCACGCGCCAAGCTCATTGGCAACCGATCTTAACGGACCTCTCTATTCAGCGGAGCCATCACGACAGGCCCCGAATAAAAGGCGGAAGCGCAAGATGTCAGGTGGCAGCACAATCAGCGGAGGGGGaaccaacaataacaacaacaagaagaagagtCCTGGCAGTGGCTTCCCTCTGTCCAGCCAAGTTCCT GATGTGATGGTAGTGGGAGAGCCCACTCTGATGGGTGGAGAGTTCGGCGACGAGGATGAACGTCTGATCACACGACTGGAGAACACGCAGTTCGATGCCGCCAACGGCATTGATGACGAGGACAGCTTCAATAACTCTCCAGCGCTGGGCTCCAACTCACCCTGGAACAACAAGGCCCCTTCCAGCCAGGAGAGCAAGAGCGACAACCCCACGTCCCAGGCTTCCCAGTAG
- the LOC128753702 gene encoding LIM domain-binding protein 1-like isoform X3: MSVGGCACPGCSSKSFKLYSPKEPPNGSTFPPFHPGTMLDRDVGPTPMYPPTYLEPGIGRHTPYGNQTDYRIFELNKRLQNWTEDCDNLWWDAFTTEFFEDDAMLTITFCLEDGPKRYTIGRTLIPRYFRSIFEGGATELYYVLKHPKESFHNNFVSLDCDQCTMVTQNGKPMFTQVCVEGRLYLEFMFDDMMRIKTWHFSIRQHRELIPRSILAMHAQDPQMLDQLSKNITRCGLSNSTLNYLRLCVILEPMQELMSRHKTYSLSPRDCLKTCLFQKWQRMVAPPGMSENTAHAPSSLATDLNGPLYSAEPSRQAPNKRRKRKMSGGSTISGGGTNNNNNKKKSPGSGFPLSSQVPDVMVVGEPTLMGGEFGDEDERLITRLENTQFDAANGIDDEDSFNNSPALGSNSPWNNKAPSSQESKSDNPTSQASQ; this comes from the exons GCTGTTCCTCAAAGTCATTCAAGCTGTACTCTCCGAAGGAGCCCCCCAACGGTAGCACTTTCCCCCCCTTTCATCCCGGCACCATGCTGGACAGAGACGTTGg GCCAACCCCAATGTATCCCCCGACATACCTCGAGCCAGGCATCGG GAGGCACACACCATATGGCAACCAGACAGACTACAGAATATTTGAACTCAACAAAAGGCTACAAAATTGGACAGAG GACTGCGACAACCTTTGGTGGGATGCTTTTACTACAGAATTCTTTGAAGATGATGCCATGTTGACCATTACATTCTGTCTGGAGGATGGACCCAAGCGTTACA CAATTGGTCGGACGTTGATTCCGAGGTACTTTCGGAGTATATTCGAGGGCGGTGCCACTGAGCTTTACTATGTGCTGAAACATCCTAAGGAGTCATTCCACAACAATTTCGTGTCACTGGACTGTGATCAGTGCACAATGGTCACCCAGAATGGAAAACCAATGTTCACACAG GTATGTGTCGAGGGTCGTTTGTACTTGGAGTTCATGTTTGACGACATGATGAGGATAAAAACGTGGCACTTCAGCATCAGGCAGCATCGTGAACTCATTCCCCGCAGTATACTGGCAATGCAT GCCCAGGACCCGCAGATGTTGGACCAACTGTCTAAAAACATTACAAGATGTGGACTGTCGAACTCTACTCTAAACTACCTCCGT CTTTGTGTGATTCTGGAACCCATGCAGGAGCTGATGTCCAGACACAAGACGTACAGCCTCAGCCCCAGAGACTGCCTCAAAACCTGCCTCTTTCAGAAATGGCAGAGGATGGTGGCACCACCAGGTATGAGTGAAAACACTGCTCACGCGCCAAGCTCATTGGCAACCGATCTTAACGGACCTCTCTATTCAGCGGAGCCATCACGACAGGCCCCGAATAAAAGGCGGAAGCGCAAGATGTCAGGTGGCAGCACAATCAGCGGAGGGGGaaccaacaataacaacaacaagaagaagagtCCTGGCAGTGGCTTCCCTCTGTCCAGCCAAGTTCCT GATGTGATGGTAGTGGGAGAGCCCACTCTGATGGGTGGAGAGTTCGGCGACGAGGATGAACGTCTGATCACACGACTGGAGAACACGCAGTTCGATGCCGCCAACGGCATTGATGACGAGGACAGCTTCAATAACTCTCCAGCGCTGGGCTCCAACTCACCCTGGAACAACAAGGCCCCTTCCAGCCAGGAGAGCAAGAGCGACAACCCCACGTCCCAGGCTTCCCAGTAG